The proteins below are encoded in one region of Juglans microcarpa x Juglans regia isolate MS1-56 chromosome 4D, Jm3101_v1.0, whole genome shotgun sequence:
- the LOC121261703 gene encoding VQ motif-containing protein 33-like, translating to MEKHNTMTSSSASPTATTFVQADANTFRDLVQKLTGSSAVSEKLPVTLPSKLSSKAFTPGDPTAPRRSPFKLHERRHTHTMRKLEIKLGLTTLRNNSHSYDSPRQNNRFDSPVHSPVTPLRSESLFRMSSGTESLSSPAISDEDKAIADKGFYLHPSPLSTPRGIEPPELLTLFPLSSPSQQTRET from the coding sequence atGGAAAAACACAACACAATGACTTCGTCCTCGGCATCACCTACGGCAACAACCTTTGTGCAAGCCGACGCAAACACCTTCAGAGACCTTGTCCAAAAGCTCACCGGCTCCTCCGCTGTCTCGGAGAAGCTTCCCGTCACCCTCCCTTCAAAACTCTCCTCCAAGGCCTTCACTCCCGGTGATCCCACGGCCCCTCGCCGGTCACCCTTCAAGCTCCATGAGCGGAGACATACCCACACCATGAGAAAGCTCGAAATCAAGCTGGGCCTCACCACCCTCCGCAACAACTCACATAGCTACGACTCGCCCCGCCAAAACAACCGATTTGACTCACCGGTTCACAGTCCTGTCACCCCCCTCAGGTCCGAGTCACTGTTCCGAATGAGTTCAGGTACCGAGTCTCTGTCATCCCCGGCCATCTCGGACGAGGATAAGGCTATAGCCGATAAGGGATTTTACTTGCACCCATCGCCGCTGAGTACGCCGAGAGGCATCGAGCCGCCAGAGCTCTTGACCTTATTCCCACTGAGTTCGCCGAGTCAACAAACACGAGAGACGTGA